Proteins encoded by one window of Synechococcus sp. WH 7805:
- a CDS encoding YajQ family cyclic di-GMP-binding protein, with amino-acid sequence MATYSFDVVSDFDRQELVNTLDQVRRDVGQRYDLKDSKTDIELEDAAVVITTASDMTLQAVEDVLRAKATKRNLSLKIFDFQAPEAVGGNRVKQVIQLKKGLSQELAKKMSKIVRDELKKVTVAIQGESLRVTGKSKDDLQQVIQLLRSKEDELDVPLQFENYR; translated from the coding sequence ATGGCAACGTATTCCTTTGATGTGGTTTCTGATTTCGATCGACAGGAGCTGGTTAATACCCTTGATCAGGTTCGCCGTGATGTTGGGCAGCGTTACGACCTTAAGGACTCCAAGACAGATATTGAGCTTGAGGATGCAGCAGTCGTGATTACAACCGCTAGTGATATGACCTTGCAGGCTGTTGAGGATGTTCTCCGTGCCAAGGCGACCAAACGCAATCTGTCTTTGAAAATCTTTGATTTTCAAGCTCCTGAGGCGGTTGGAGGTAACCGCGTTAAGCAGGTCATTCAACTCAAGAAAGGACTCAGTCAAGAGCTGGCAAAGAAAATGAGCAAGATCGTGCGTGATGAGCTTAAAAAAGTCACGGTGGCTATCCAGGGTGAAAGTCTTCGTGTTACAGGCAAAAGTAAAGATGACTTGCAACAGGTGATTCAGTTGTTGCGGTCCAAGGAGGATGAGCTTGATGTTCCTCTTCAGTTTGAGAACTATCGCTGA
- a CDS encoding carbohydrate porin produces the protein MPSAIRCIGAATLFVVLGAPLKAGPFQTLLGLPNWVDFSIQFTAEPIGGIQGGLDPSASSWFQNTVVGLSVGSGFHKPETTWKELDHWQVNLELTNQAGNPNLNTELGSEFTLQTLVNPVGTWITAASVERNRGQSWWSASAGLLSMDPDFLVTPAMNAYINSTLNNTLNLLVVGLPINPLVTPGVKVAAHSESMGSFTYGYFYLDPETSIASSLGVNPEQPQVRGSVQAMQWSTNPLRSRQDLLEPIPLGNSRITVERTLPAPEAQLGGYIASTQLPTNRTGDVGSGRNRGIYGSLTWPLQLPLGMDNRLWAAGRISLDPGNNPFPSYLGGGWLSQGILSHRPRDVLALGVSRTSFSPNLSPGTTYEGVIELNYSIYLSETVQLQPVLQWVINPGGEGKVQGIWAGGVQLNLNL, from the coding sequence GTGCCTTCCGCGATCAGGTGCATCGGCGCTGCCACGTTGTTTGTGGTGCTGGGCGCACCTCTTAAAGCGGGTCCTTTTCAGACATTGCTCGGTCTCCCGAACTGGGTTGACTTCAGCATTCAGTTCACCGCTGAGCCGATAGGTGGCATTCAAGGAGGCCTCGACCCCTCGGCCAGCAGCTGGTTTCAAAACACGGTGGTGGGACTGAGCGTAGGCAGCGGCTTTCACAAGCCAGAAACAACCTGGAAGGAACTGGATCACTGGCAGGTGAATCTCGAACTCACCAATCAAGCAGGGAACCCCAACCTCAACACGGAGCTCGGCTCAGAATTCACTCTTCAAACCTTGGTGAACCCGGTTGGCACCTGGATTACGGCCGCCAGTGTGGAACGCAATCGCGGCCAAAGTTGGTGGAGCGCATCAGCCGGCTTGCTGTCGATGGATCCAGATTTTCTGGTCACGCCGGCGATGAATGCATACATCAATTCAACCCTCAACAACACACTCAACCTTCTGGTGGTTGGCCTGCCCATCAATCCATTGGTTACCCCTGGGGTGAAAGTGGCGGCTCACTCGGAGAGCATGGGCTCATTCACCTATGGATATTTCTATCTCGATCCAGAAACATCGATCGCCTCCAGCCTGGGAGTCAACCCTGAGCAGCCACAGGTGAGGGGGAGCGTCCAGGCCATGCAGTGGAGCACCAATCCACTGAGATCACGCCAGGATCTTCTTGAACCGATTCCTCTAGGCAACAGCCGCATCACCGTTGAGCGAACCTTGCCTGCCCCGGAAGCACAACTCGGGGGCTACATCGCCTCCACTCAGCTCCCAACAAATCGAACGGGAGATGTGGGTTCAGGCCGGAATCGTGGGATTTACGGCTCGCTCACCTGGCCATTGCAACTTCCCCTAGGAATGGACAACCGACTTTGGGCCGCAGGACGCATCAGTCTCGATCCAGGGAATAATCCCTTCCCCTCCTACCTTGGAGGCGGATGGTTGTCCCAGGGAATTCTGAGCCATCGTCCGCGTGATGTTCTGGCACTTGGTGTGAGCCGAACCAGCTTCAGCCCAAACCTTTCTCCCGGAACTACGTATGAAGGTGTGATTGAGCTCAATTATTCAATTTATTTATCCGAAACAGTTCAGCTACAACCAGTCTTGCAGTGGGTGATCAACCCAGGCGGTGAAGGCAAAGTTCAAGGGATCTGGGCCGGTGGAGTTCAGCTCAATCTGAATCTATAA
- the hemL gene encoding glutamate-1-semialdehyde 2,1-aminomutase, translating to MTAPTLNTTRSQELFSAAQALMPGGVSSPVRAFRSVGGQPIVFDRVKGPYAWDVDGNKYIDYIGSWGPAICGHAHPEVISALQEAIEKGTSFGAPCALENTLAEMVIDAVPSVEMVRFVNSGTEACMAVLRLMRAFTGRDKVIKFEGCYHGHADMFLVKAGSGVATLGLPDSPGVPRSTTANTLTAPYNDLEAVKQLFAENPDAISGVILEPIVGNAGFIQPEPGFLEGLRELTKEHGALLVFDEVMTGFRISYGGAQAHFGVTPDLTTMGKVIGGGLPVGAYGGRREIMEMVAPAGPMYQAGTLSGNPLAMTAGIKTLELLRQPGTYEKLTTATEQLITGIKEAASAAGMPITGGSVSAMFGFFLCEGPVRNFEEAKATDAERFGKLHRAMLQRGVYLAPSAFEAGFTSLAHSDGDIEATLQAFRESFADIA from the coding sequence GTGACTGCACCCACTCTCAACACCACCCGCTCACAGGAGTTGTTCAGTGCCGCGCAGGCTCTGATGCCCGGTGGCGTGAGCTCTCCGGTGAGGGCATTCCGGTCCGTGGGGGGGCAACCCATCGTTTTCGATCGGGTTAAGGGTCCCTATGCATGGGATGTGGATGGGAATAAATACATCGATTACATCGGCAGCTGGGGGCCTGCCATCTGCGGCCATGCCCATCCCGAAGTGATCAGTGCCCTGCAGGAAGCCATCGAGAAGGGCACGAGCTTCGGAGCTCCCTGTGCACTCGAAAACACCCTGGCGGAGATGGTGATCGACGCTGTACCCAGCGTGGAGATGGTCCGCTTCGTGAACAGCGGCACAGAGGCCTGCATGGCAGTGCTGCGTCTGATGCGGGCCTTCACTGGTCGCGACAAGGTAATCAAGTTTGAGGGCTGTTACCACGGGCACGCGGACATGTTCCTCGTGAAGGCTGGCTCTGGAGTCGCCACCCTCGGACTCCCCGACTCCCCTGGCGTTCCCAGGAGCACCACAGCCAACACCCTCACCGCTCCTTACAACGACCTGGAAGCGGTCAAGCAGCTGTTCGCTGAAAATCCAGATGCCATTTCTGGAGTGATCCTTGAACCCATTGTGGGCAATGCCGGTTTCATCCAACCCGAACCAGGCTTTCTCGAGGGTCTGCGAGAGCTCACCAAGGAGCATGGAGCCTTGCTGGTCTTCGACGAGGTGATGACCGGATTCCGTATCAGTTACGGGGGAGCCCAGGCACATTTCGGTGTCACTCCGGACCTCACCACCATGGGCAAGGTGATCGGTGGCGGTCTGCCCGTAGGTGCCTACGGCGGACGCCGCGAGATCATGGAGATGGTGGCTCCCGCAGGTCCGATGTACCAAGCGGGCACCTTGAGCGGCAATCCTCTGGCCATGACCGCTGGCATCAAGACACTTGAACTGCTCCGTCAGCCAGGCACCTACGAAAAGCTGACCACGGCAACAGAACAACTCATCACTGGAATCAAGGAAGCTGCATCAGCCGCCGGCATGCCGATCACCGGGGGCAGCGTCAGCGCAATGTTCGGATTCTTCCTTTGTGAGGGTCCGGTGCGCAATTTCGAAGAAGCGAAAGCCACAGATGCTGAACGCTTCGGCAAGCTGCATCGGGCGATGCTCCAACGGGGTGTCTACCTGGCACCTTCCGCTTTTGAAGCCGGATTCACATCCCTGGCGCATTCCGATGGTGATATCGAAGCAACACTTCAAGCGTTCCGCGAGTCATTCGCTGACATCGCCTAA
- a CDS encoding FAD-linked oxidase C-terminal domain-containing protein encodes MVHDWAALERDLKRFLSPKAVVSRREELLVYDCDGLTMDRHAPPLAVLPRSTEEVAAIVAACHRYSIPFVARGSGTGLSGGALVEEDALLIVTSRMRRILDVDLSNQTITVEPGVINSWVTRAVAGDGFYYAPDPSSQVVCSIGGNVAENSGGVHCLKYGVTSNHVLSMQVVLPDGQVMQLGRDLSETCAIDLRGAFIGSEGTLGIATEITLRLLPAPQEVAVLLADFPSMEAAGEAVRRITSAGVLPAGLEIMDHTCIEAVNAAFAEEEYPPNAGAVLLIELDGQALEVKEAVELARCLCREAGAGRVREAWDETERARLWRGRKSAISALGRQCPSYYLQDGVVPRTALPSVLAAIDRLSTDHGLVVANVFHAGDGNLHPLILYRASDPGVNEKVKTLGAAIMELCLEAGGSISGEHGVGSDKRCFLDRMFSEDDLATMKRLRLAFDPDGLANPGKIFPTPKSCGESQRRFVALQSSGRRLPNEAVVF; translated from the coding sequence GTGGTTCACGACTGGGCAGCACTTGAGCGAGATCTGAAGCGTTTTCTCAGTCCTAAGGCTGTGGTTTCGCGCCGAGAGGAACTTCTCGTTTACGACTGCGACGGGCTCACCATGGATCGCCATGCGCCGCCTCTCGCCGTTCTTCCCAGAAGCACTGAAGAGGTTGCGGCGATCGTGGCCGCCTGTCATCGGTATTCCATCCCCTTTGTCGCCAGGGGAAGCGGGACTGGGCTCTCTGGGGGGGCTCTGGTGGAGGAGGACGCGCTCTTGATCGTGACCAGCCGAATGCGCAGGATCCTCGACGTGGATCTCAGCAATCAGACCATCACCGTGGAACCCGGTGTCATCAACAGCTGGGTGACCCGTGCCGTCGCAGGCGATGGCTTCTATTACGCGCCTGATCCTTCCAGCCAGGTGGTCTGCAGCATCGGTGGGAATGTTGCTGAGAACTCTGGTGGCGTTCACTGCCTCAAATATGGAGTCACGAGCAATCACGTGTTGTCGATGCAGGTTGTGTTGCCTGATGGCCAGGTGATGCAACTGGGACGGGACCTCTCAGAGACCTGCGCCATCGATCTGCGCGGAGCGTTCATCGGCAGCGAAGGCACGCTTGGCATCGCGACGGAAATCACGTTGCGTTTATTGCCAGCCCCTCAGGAGGTTGCTGTGCTCCTTGCTGACTTCCCCTCTATGGAGGCAGCTGGTGAGGCCGTAAGACGCATCACATCAGCTGGAGTACTGCCTGCCGGTCTGGAGATCATGGACCACACCTGCATCGAAGCTGTCAATGCTGCCTTCGCCGAGGAGGAATACCCCCCGAACGCTGGAGCTGTTCTCTTGATTGAGCTGGATGGCCAGGCTCTTGAAGTGAAGGAGGCAGTGGAGCTGGCCAGATGCCTTTGCCGCGAAGCGGGAGCGGGACGGGTTCGGGAGGCTTGGGATGAGACCGAACGGGCGAGGCTCTGGAGGGGCCGAAAAAGTGCGATCTCGGCTCTGGGGCGTCAGTGCCCCAGCTACTACCTGCAGGATGGCGTCGTTCCGCGAACGGCCCTCCCATCCGTTCTGGCTGCCATTGATCGCCTCAGCACTGATCATGGCCTTGTGGTGGCCAATGTGTTTCACGCCGGTGATGGCAACCTCCACCCGCTCATCCTTTATCGGGCCTCTGACCCTGGTGTGAACGAGAAGGTCAAGACCCTGGGTGCAGCCATCATGGAGCTTTGTCTTGAGGCAGGGGGAAGCATCAGCGGGGAACATGGCGTGGGCAGCGACAAGCGTTGTTTCCTTGATCGCATGTTCAGTGAGGATGATCTCGCAACAATGAAACGACTGCGCTTGGCCTTTGATCCTGATGGTCTGGCCAATCCAGGCAAGATCTTTCCGACTCCGAAGAGCTGTGGCGAATCGCAGCGGCGTTTCGTTGCGTTGCAGAGCTCCGGCCGTCGGTTACCGAACGAGGCCGTTGTTTTTTAA
- the xth gene encoding exodeoxyribonuclease III: protein MQIASWNVNSVRTRLGHVLSWLDRHTIDVLALQETKVDNPLFPLEPFRERGYDVSIHGQKSYNGVALISRQPLEDVRLGLTGELPGDADAEALGAQKRVISALVDGVRVVNLYVPNGSSLRSEKYSYKLNWLGCLERYLRSAEARDEPLCVVGDFNIGPEARDLHDPDRLTGGIMASEAEREALHQVLGSNLGDAFRLFEPGSGHWSWWDYRSGAWNRDSGWRIDHIYLSRDLQELARSCSIDKQERGREQPSDHAPVMVDLAWDLEEDEEAEESC from the coding sequence GTGCAGATCGCCAGCTGGAACGTCAACTCAGTGCGGACTCGTCTGGGACATGTTCTCAGCTGGTTGGATCGGCACACCATCGATGTGCTCGCGCTTCAGGAAACCAAGGTCGACAATCCTCTTTTTCCCTTGGAACCATTCCGGGAGAGGGGATACGACGTCAGCATCCACGGTCAGAAGTCTTACAACGGCGTCGCTCTGATCAGTCGGCAGCCATTAGAGGATGTGCGCCTTGGCTTGACTGGAGAATTACCTGGTGACGCAGACGCTGAAGCGCTCGGTGCTCAAAAGCGCGTGATCAGTGCTCTGGTGGATGGCGTCAGGGTAGTGAATCTCTACGTACCGAATGGTTCCAGCCTGCGTTCAGAGAAGTACAGCTACAAACTGAACTGGTTGGGCTGCCTGGAACGCTATCTACGGTCAGCGGAAGCCAGGGATGAACCACTCTGCGTGGTGGGTGACTTCAACATCGGACCGGAAGCGAGAGATCTCCACGACCCGGATCGACTGACTGGAGGAATCATGGCCTCAGAAGCAGAGCGGGAGGCTCTCCATCAAGTGCTGGGTTCCAATCTGGGCGACGCCTTTCGCCTGTTTGAGCCAGGAAGTGGACACTGGAGTTGGTGGGATTACCGCAGTGGAGCTTGGAACCGCGACAGCGGTTGGCGGATCGATCACATCTATCTGAGCAGAGATCTGCAGGAACTGGCCAGAAGCTGCAGCATCGACAAACAGGAACGGGGCAGAGAGCAACCGAGCGACCATGCCCCTGTGATGGTTGATCTGGCCTGGGATCTTGAAGAGGATGAAGAGGCGGAGGAAAGCTGTTAA